ACCCAGCTCGCAGGCCGTGACATCGTCCTCGTCCACGGCAACCGGGACCGGCTCACCAGTCCCCAGGCCACCCAGTCCCTCACCGCCCGGGCCCGCCGCGCCGGCGCCCGTACGTGCATGGTCACCGTCCGGGACGGTGACCACGCCATGATCCGGCGGGCCTCCGCCTGGCACCGGCTCACCACCGGGCTGGTCACCGGACTGCTGGGTTCCGGCAGTCTGCCGGGTCCGATCGGCGACGCCCTCGCCCTGCCGCCCACCGCCGAGGCCACCGAAGGCACCCTCGATCTGGACCTCGATCTGGACCCCGGCCCGGGCCCGGATCCCGGGCGGTTCCGGGCCCGGACGCGCGCCTAGGGCCTGGCGAGAGTCCCGGGCCCCGCCTGCCCTCCTGCGGATGCGGTACGGGAGGGCGCGGCCGACGATGGAGGCTCGGGGGCCGACGAGCGGTGGGAGGCATGCTCTTGCAGGCCGACACATGCGACGACGGCATGCCGTCGTTCTTCGATCCGAAGACCGTCGCGGCCCTGTTCGACGGCAATCCCGCCGCCGTGGCGGTGCTCGACCACGATCTTCGCTACACCTACGTCAACCCCGCCCTCGAACGGCTCAACGGCCTCCCCGCCCGCTCCCACATCGGGCGGACCTTCTCCCAGGTGCTGCCCGGGCTGCACGGCCAGGCCGCCGCCCTGCGCGAGGTGCTGGCCGACGGCAAGCCCCGGGAAGTGACGATCAGCGGGCGGACCTGGGCGCCGACCGAGGAGGAGCAGCAGCTCTGGCGGGCCACGTACCACCGGCTCGACGCGGAGGGGGAGGGCTGCGGGCTGATGGCGATCGTCGTCGAGATCACCGACATCGCCCGGCAGCGCGAGGAACTGGAGCAGGCCCGCGGCCATGTCGCCCTGCTCTCCACCGCCGCCGTCCGGATCGGCACCACCCTCGACATGGACACCACCTGCCGGGAGCTGGCCGACTTCGTGGTGCCCGACTTCGCCGACGTCGCGGTGGTCGACGTGTTCCCCGCCGAGGTGGGGCACTCCGTACGCCGCCCGGCCCCCGGCGTCGTACGGCTGCGGCGGGCCGCCCTGCAAGGTCACGGAGAACTCGACGCGCCGGTGCAGCGGTTCGGCCACCCCGGCGAGTACGTCGACTTCGCGGCGGACTCCGCGGTGAACCGCTGCCTGACGGAGAACGAACCGGTCATCGACGACTGGGACGACCGCGGCGAGGAGCGCGGAGGCCCCACCGCGGACCGGATCGCCGCCACCCGGGCGTTCGGGCTGCGCCAGGTGCTCGTCGTCCCGCTCACCGCCCGGAGCCGTCCGCTCGGCACGCTCAGCCTCGTCCGGGCCGAGGGCTCCCCCGCCTTCGGCGACCAGGACGTGGCCGTCGCCCGGGAACTCGCCGTCCGGGCGGGCGTCGACCTCGACCACGCCCGCCGGTACGACCACGAGCACAGCATCGCCCGCGAGCTTCAGCGCTCCCTGCTCTCCGAGCCGTGGGGCCCCCACTCCCACGTCGAGGTCGCCACCCGCTATCTCCCCGCCGACGAGGGCGTCCTGGTCGGCGGGGACTGGTTCGACGTCGTACCGCTCCAGGACGGCCGGCACCTCAAGGCGATGGGCGACGTGATGGGCCACGGGGTGGAGGCGGCCGTCGCGATGAGCCAGTACCGCTCGCTGCTGCGGCTGCTGGCGGGGGAGGACCTGCCGCCGCACCAGATCCTGGAGCAGCTCGACACCATGGTGGAGCGGTCCGGCCTGGACCGGGCGGCGACCTGTCTGCTCGCCGTCGTCGACCGGTTCGGCGGGGTGTGCGAGGTGGCCAGCGCGGGCCATCTGCCCCCGGTCTTCATCGACCCGGGCGCCACCGGGGCCCGGGTCGTGCCGGTGCCGGTGGGGCCGCCGCTCGGCACGGGGTTCGGCGGCTACCGGACCGCGTCCGTGCCCTGCCGCCCGGGGACCGTGCTGTTCATGTACACCGACGGTCTCGTGGAGCGCCGGGGCGAGGACATCGATGTGTCCGTGCAGCGGCTGGCCTCGCTGACCGTGCCGCCGGGCGGTCACCTGGAGGACTTGCTGGACCGGGTGCTGGACCGGTTCGGCGAGGACGCGGAGGACGACATCGCCGTGCTCGCCTCCCGGATCCGCGAGGGCCCACCGGTGGTCCGGCCGACCCCGCCGGAGTGACCCCCCGGGGTGCTTCTCGCTGTCCGGCGGAGTGCCCCTTGCGGAACCGCGGAGTGTCCCCGGCCTCCGGAGCGGTGGTCGCGGTCTGCCTCAGCCCGGTTTTAGGCTCGTGATGCCGTACAGGTCCGGCCGGTCGATCACCGGTTCCGGGCCGCGGTACATCCGCGCCGTGTCGAACGACGGGGCCAGGCCCAGTTTTCCGGCCGGCCGCGCGCCACCGGATTGACCTCGGGTACGTCGACGGCGACCGGGCGGTCCCGTGCGGGTGGCCGCGACCGCGCTGACCGGGGCCGCCGCCACGGCGGGCGAGTCGGCGTACAGGGGGCCGATCCCGGGACGCGGCGCGGCAGGCCCGCAGCACCGCGAGGCCCTGGAGCCCGCCGTCCCCGGCCGCCGCGAGGGCCGTGCGGCCGGGGCGGTGGTCCAGGCGCGGAAGCGGGGCGGTTTCCGGCCCTTCGGGCGGGGCCGGAGAGGGCGCGCTCAGGCCGCTTGCGGGTTCTCCCGCTTCCGGCTGCGCAACTGCCGCAGGACGAGGGCGGCCGACGTGATCAGCGGCAGGATCCCCGCCACCGCGTCGGCGGTGTTCAGCTTGTCGTGCGTGCCCTTGGCCCGGCGGACCTGCTTGGACGCCCTGACGACCGCGAGCGCGCTGCTGCCCAGGCTCATGACGAGCCCGGTCTTGCTGCCGCGCAGGCCCCGGGCGGGCGTCGCGGACCGTTTCTTCGCCATCGGGGACACCTCCAGTCGGCGGGGCCCGCCCGTTCGCGGACCCGCCCTCCCCGTCCACGTAACCGGGTCTCCGCCGCCCCCGCAAACGCGGGAGGCCCCTCGCGGCACCCCGGCGCCATCCCTCGTTCACGTCACGTCCGTGCGGGGGTCGTCGGGCCTTGCGATGGTCCCCGGGGGGAAGACCATTTCGCGGAGGGGATGTCCATGAACAGATCGAGGGCACGGCTGCCGAGGCGCGGAGCGCTGCTGGTGGCCGGGGTGCTGGCTGCGGGCACGGTGGTGGCCGGGGCGGGCACCGGGGCGGCGGCAGCGGACCCGTGCGCCGGGGACGGGCCGCTGCCGCGGACCTGCGCGCAGCCGGGGGACCTGATCGACGTCACGCTCGGCGAACTGCACCCCACCCAGGCGGTACTCGGCTTCGACCAGGTCTTCTACAAGCTCGGCCGGTACGGCGGCGGCCGCGACGAGGCGGCGGGCGACGTCAACAAGCGCTTCGACGACTGGTGCGAGACCAACGGCCAGGAGGAGGCGGCCTCGGCCGGTCCCGGCGCCCGGTTGGACGACCCTTCGAGCTTCTCCTGCACCGTGCCGGTCGGGCAGGAGACTGCCGAGACGATCGCGCCGATGAAGACGGCCGTGATCGGGCCCGGCGGCAAGCTGTACCTCACCGACGGGCACCACACGCTGACGTCCTTCCTGGAGGGGCCCGACGGCTCCCCCCGGATGCATGTCCGGCTCCGCGTCACCGACAACTTCAGCGCGCTGTCCCCGGCGGCCTTCTGGCAGCGGATGACCGCCGAGAAGAAGGTGTGGCTGCGCGACGGGAACAACCGGCCGCTCGGCGTGGAACAGCTTCCGGACCGGCTCGGCATCACGCACTTCCGCGACGACCCCTACCGCAGCCTCGTCTACTTCACCCGGGACATCGGTTACGAAGTCCCCGACGGGGCGACGGAGTTCCTGGAGTTCTCCTGGGGGGCCTGGCTGCGCGGCGAGCACGACACGGCCGCGTACGACCTGACCGCCCCGGGCCCCTACCTGGACCTGGTGAAGCGCGCCTCGAAGTCGATGGCGGCGCTCGCCCCCGACGCGGTCGTCGACGACGGGAAGACCGCCGCCCAACTCGGCCGGATCGACGAGTGGAACGGCGGGAAGAAGGAGACGGGCGGGGAGTTCGCCAAGCTGGCCAGACCGCTGAGCGACCCCAAGCCGGGCAAGCTCGCCGAGGCCCTGGAGTACAAGGCCCGCGTCCTGCCCCTGCCCGCCTGCACCACCACGGTCACCGGGCCCCGCGACGGGCCCCTGGTCGTGACCGGCGGCGTCACCTGCCTGGAGCGGGCCGCTCAGCGCGGCCCCGTCGTCGTCCGCCCGGGGGCGGCCCTCGTGGTCACCGGCTCCACGGTGGAAGGCCCGCTCCAGGCCGACCGGGCGACCGCGGTCCACCTGTGCGGTTCGCGCGTCGCCGGGCCCGTCGTGGTGAGCCGCAGCTCCGGCCCGGTACGGATCGGGGGCCCGGGCTGCACCGCGAACACCATCGCGGGACCCGTCGTGCTCACGGGCAACGCCGCACGCTGAGCAGCGGCAGCCCTCCGCCCGGCCCTGGCCGCCCGCGCTCTCAGACGAACGCGTACGCCACCGTCGTCGCCGCCCCCAGGCCCGCGCCCGCCAGCGTCTGGGCGACGGTGTGGTAGCCGAGGGCGACCCGGGACCAGCAGACCGCCGCGGTCAGCGCGTACGCGGCGATCCACCAGGGGGAGTGCACGACGGCGAGGAGCGAGACGGCCGCCGAGGCCACCGCCGAGTCGACCGAGATCTTCCACACCGTGTTGACGGCCAGCAGACCGATCGTCATCACCCACAGCGCGAGCATCGCGACGAGGATCCCGGTCGGCGCGTTCCCCAGCACCATCACCACCGAGCCGGCACCGATCGAGCCCAGGATCACGAAGAAGATCGGCGCCCGTTTCGTACGGTCCACCACGTGGCGGTCGCCCCAGGTGCCGCGTCCGCGCTCCCACTCGATGTACCCGGCCGGGATCAGCCCGGCGCAGAGCGCCCCGAGGAAGCCCCAGAGCAGCCCGGTCCAGTCGCCGCCCGCCGCCGCGAGGCCGATCCCGAGCATGCCCGCCAGCAGGACGTTGCGCGGCTGGAGGACGTCGGTGACGGTGCGCGCCGCAAAGGCCGTGCGGGCGGGGGCGGCGGGGGTTTTCCCGCCGTTCGTGGTGGCCGTGCCGCCGGTCATGCGCTCGTCTCCGTCGTGCGGGTGGTGGTCGTGCGGGCGGGTTCGGCCGACGCGGCGGCCAGGACGGCGCGGGCGCGCTCCTCGTCGACCGTCCGGTACGCGGCGGCGACCCGGACCAGCCGGGCCACCTCGCCGTCCTGGTCCGCGGCGTGCTGAGAGGCGACCGTCGCGGCGCCCCCGGCGGGCGCGCCGGACTCCTTCGCGAGCAGGGCGGCCCGGATCCAGTAGGCGTCGGTGAGGGGCGCGGCGCGGCGCGGATCGTCCGTGTCGCGGGCGGCGGCCCGTCCGGCGGCGTCGAGCAGCCCGTCGGGCACGTAATGGCGGAGCTTCTCGGCGGCGTCCGCGATGTCGGCGGCCCAGCGGTCCACCCGCAGGTCGGCCGGGACGTTGAACCGGGTCAGCTCGCGGGGCAGGGAGGCGGGCGGGTCGAACGGCTGCTCCGGGAACGCGGTCATCAACTCGTGCCAGAGGGCGTGCAGTTTCACCTGGGCCCGCCACAGCCTGGCCCGGCGGGCGCCGGCCGCGAAGGCGGGGATGGACGCGCCGAGGGCGAAGAAGGCGAACAGCACCAGTTGCGCGGCCTCGGTGATCTGGTCGAAGCGCAGGGCGAACGCCTCGGTCGGCTCGTCGACCACGCTGATCCACAGGAAGAGCGTGCGGCTGACGGTGTAGCCGACGCCGATGAACATCGCGAACGTCATCATGCCGAGCCCGATGCGCAGATGGCGGCGGCGGGCGTCGAGGGTGGCCAGCGCCCACTGGAAGGCGCAGACGGCGGAGGCGGCCCCGAGGTAGAGGTAGAAGACGCTCATGTAGAGCGTGGCGCCCCACTCCCCGGCGTGGTCGGAGACGAAGCGGTCCGAGGGCTCGGAGCGGTCGACGACGGTGAAGAACAGGACGGTCAGCAGGATCAGCGTGGCGACGGAGGCCTTGGCCGCCAGCTTCTGGACGAGCCGCGCGAACCGTACGTGGCGGGGGACCGCGCCCTCTTCGGGGTAGCTGCCGTAGATGGCCACGATGTAGCTGAGGATGGCCAGAATTGCCACCGTGGCGGTGTAGTGCTTGATGAGGACGGCGAGGTCGGTGACGGCGCTGTTGTTGAGGCCGATGCGGACCGCCTCGGTCTTCGTCCACAGGGCGATGGCGAATCCGGCGTAGCAGCCCCACAGGGCCCGGCGTCGGCGGTCCTCCTCGTCGCCCCACAGGGCAGCGGGCATACGCCACAGGGCAACGGCCGTCATCAGGCCCGCTATGAGGTAGCCGGCGAGATCGAGGGGGGTCACGGCGGTGTTCGTCCTCGGGGTCGGGGGCGGAGGCCGGTGGCACGTGTCAGGTGTCGCCGGACCGTCTTCCGGGGAAGAGGCCGCGCCTCCGGTGGGCCACCGGGCGGGACAGGGAGTTGTCCAGCCGCCCCACCATGTCATCGGTGGTGAGGTCCCGCGCCATCCGGGGGATCAGGGAGGCACCGAATTCGGCCATGCGTTCGTCATGGGTGTCGTACTGGGACCGGGCCTGGACGGTGCCGCCGCCGGAGGCGAAGGACTCGGCGGCGGCCGGGGAGATCGTCCGGGCGATCAGCGAGGTGTCGAAGACCGGCAGGAGTGTGCGCAGTTGCTCCGCGTCGAGCGTCGTGCCGTGGTCGAACCACTCGTGGCACAGCTCGTGCAGGATCACGTGCTGGGTCTGGTACGCGGTGGGCCTGCGGCGGTAGAGGACGAGGCTGATGGAGCCCGCCTTCAGGCGCAGCCCGCAGGCGGCGTTGACGCGGGCGAGACGGTCCGGCATCTCGTGCAGCCGGATCGTGCGCCCGCTGGCCTCCTCCATGTTCGCGACGAGTCCGTCCAGCGTGAAGGGAACCGGGATGGGCAGGTCGGCGAGCCCGGCCTCGCACTCTTTCCGCAGTTTCCGCAGGGACATGACGAAGACGCTACGCTGCCGGGCCCGGGGGAGGGTGCTTCACCGCGGAATCTCTCCCGCCGCTCCGCCCGTTCCCCCGCTCCCGGGGCCGTCCTTCTCCCGAGCGGCGTCCTCCAGCAGGGACAGGGCGAACCGCAGCAGTTCCGGCGGGAGCCCGTCGTCGTCCAGACCCCGGCCGGCCAGGCCGCTGATCTCCCCGGTGCGCCGCTTGGCCAGGAACTGGAGCCCGGCGACGACGTCGTCGACGACCTCGGACTCCTCCTTGAAGAAGCGCCAGTCCACGCCGAACCCCAGCCCGAGGGCCTTGAGGATGTCCTCGGAGGGCTGGGTGACCTTGCCGGCCAGGATGTTGGAGAAGTAGCTGTGCGACAGCGAGCCGCCGCGGTCGCGGACCAGCTCGGCGAAGACCCGGCCCGAGATCTTCTGGCCGGGGAAGGTCTTCTCGACCATGTACTCGACTTTTTCCCGCAGCGAGTCGAGGCGGGGCAGCTCACCCGGGCCGGGGGCGTCGACGGCCTCCGGACCGCGTTCGTCGCCGTCGTCCATGGCCATCCGGGCCTCCACGATCATCTCGGAGTCGGAACTGAGCTTGCGCAAACACTCTACGTCACTGTTAACTCGAAAAAACACGGGCAGGGGGCCACGAGGGGAGTCCCTTGCCCGTGAATGACCCTGTGCCCCGCCGCGCCCGGAGCAAGCTCCGGGCTCCGGACAGGGGTGTAGCCCTTCACGACGGGGGATGCGTGAAGGGC
This sequence is a window from Streptomyces parvus. Protein-coding genes within it:
- a CDS encoding MAB_1171c family putative transporter — protein: MTPLDLAGYLIAGLMTAVALWRMPAALWGDEEDRRRRALWGCYAGFAIALWTKTEAVRIGLNNSAVTDLAVLIKHYTATVAILAILSYIVAIYGSYPEEGAVPRHVRFARLVQKLAAKASVATLILLTVLFFTVVDRSEPSDRFVSDHAGEWGATLYMSVFYLYLGAASAVCAFQWALATLDARRRHLRIGLGMMTFAMFIGVGYTVSRTLFLWISVVDEPTEAFALRFDQITEAAQLVLFAFFALGASIPAFAAGARRARLWRAQVKLHALWHELMTAFPEQPFDPPASLPRELTRFNVPADLRVDRWAADIADAAEKLRHYVPDGLLDAAGRAAARDTDDPRRAAPLTDAYWIRAALLAKESGAPAGGAATVASQHAADQDGEVARLVRVAAAYRTVDEERARAVLAAASAEPARTTTTRTTETSA
- a CDS encoding SpoIIE family protein phosphatase, with product MLLQADTCDDGMPSFFDPKTVAALFDGNPAAVAVLDHDLRYTYVNPALERLNGLPARSHIGRTFSQVLPGLHGQAAALREVLADGKPREVTISGRTWAPTEEEQQLWRATYHRLDAEGEGCGLMAIVVEITDIARQREELEQARGHVALLSTAAVRIGTTLDMDTTCRELADFVVPDFADVAVVDVFPAEVGHSVRRPAPGVVRLRRAALQGHGELDAPVQRFGHPGEYVDFAADSAVNRCLTENEPVIDDWDDRGEERGGPTADRIAATRAFGLRQVLVVPLTARSRPLGTLSLVRAEGSPAFGDQDVAVARELAVRAGVDLDHARRYDHEHSIARELQRSLLSEPWGPHSHVEVATRYLPADEGVLVGGDWFDVVPLQDGRHLKAMGDVMGHGVEAAVAMSQYRSLLRLLAGEDLPPHQILEQLDTMVERSGLDRAATCLLAVVDRFGGVCEVASAGHLPPVFIDPGATGARVVPVPVGPPLGTGFGGYRTASVPCRPGTVLFMYTDGLVERRGEDIDVSVQRLASLTVPPGGHLEDLLDRVLDRFGEDAEDDIAVLASRIREGPPVVRPTPPE
- a CDS encoding ParB/Srx family N-terminal domain-containing protein, which produces MNRSRARLPRRGALLVAGVLAAGTVVAGAGTGAAAADPCAGDGPLPRTCAQPGDLIDVTLGELHPTQAVLGFDQVFYKLGRYGGGRDEAAGDVNKRFDDWCETNGQEEAASAGPGARLDDPSSFSCTVPVGQETAETIAPMKTAVIGPGGKLYLTDGHHTLTSFLEGPDGSPRMHVRLRVTDNFSALSPAAFWQRMTAEKKVWLRDGNNRPLGVEQLPDRLGITHFRDDPYRSLVYFTRDIGYEVPDGATEFLEFSWGAWLRGEHDTAAYDLTAPGPYLDLVKRASKSMAALAPDAVVDDGKTAAQLGRIDEWNGGKKETGGEFAKLARPLSDPKPGKLAEALEYKARVLPLPACTTTVTGPRDGPLVVTGGVTCLERAAQRGPVVVRPGAALVVTGSTVEGPLQADRATAVHLCGSRVAGPVVVSRSSGPVRIGGPGCTANTIAGPVVLTGNAAR